A stretch of the Vitis riparia cultivar Riparia Gloire de Montpellier isolate 1030 chromosome 13, EGFV_Vit.rip_1.0, whole genome shotgun sequence genome encodes the following:
- the LOC117928033 gene encoding monocopper oxidase-like protein SKU5 encodes MTFSGHHRWLIACTALLAVFVVGANGVDIYLEWNVAIDTTINPTIVQQPVITINGMFPGPLVNASTNDFIHVNVFNNLDEPLLLTWNGIQQRLNSWQDGVSGTNCPIQPGKNWTYVFQTKDQIGTFFYFPSINFQKAAGGFGPIRVNNRIVINVPFPKPEAEFDLLIGDWSYTSYKEARSLIQSNNTPGHLNLPDFVLMNGKGPYGYPGIVNYESFTVSQWKTYRFRISNVGNELSFNFRIQNHQMVVVETEGSYTQQITLDSLDVHVGQSYSVLVTANQKEADYYIVATPKMLSTTDNSSLVGKGVLHYANSNTPVSGPLPSGPDPFDRAFSVDQAKSIRWNMTAGAARPNPQGTFNVSNVTLSQTFILHASMANISGLQRYVVNNVSYLTLDTPLKLADQFANGSDVYQLDQFPVQSVKDAAEYGVFVSTGNHKGWIELVFKNDLDVMDAWHLDGFGFYVVGFGDGDWQPELNSTYNLLDPVVRSTTQVYPGGWTAVYAFLDNPGMWNLRSQNLKNWYLGQELYVRVYDPDPNPAKERPPPENILLCGKFETSAPASSPSGPPAAPVPPAAPVPANAPFGQTPWFHILLFIFIVAIL; translated from the exons ATGACCTTTTCTGGCCACCATAGGTGGTTGATTGCCTGCACAGCATTGCTTGCAGTCTTCGTAGTTGGAGCCAATGGCGTTGATATCTATCTAGAATGGAATGTTGCCATTGACACCACCATCAATCCCACTATTGTTCAGCAACCT GTTATAACGATTAATGGGATGTTCCCTGGACCCCTCGTCAATGCCTCCACCAATGATTTCATCCATGTGAACGTCTTCAACAATTTGGATGAACCCCTGCTCCTGACATG GAATGGCATACAgcagaggctaaactcttggcaAGATGGGGTGTCTGGCACAAACTGCCCAATCCAACCCGGTAAGAACTGGACTTATGTATTTCAGACCAAGGACCAAATTGGCACTTTCTTCTACTTCCCCTCCATCAACTTCCAAAAGGCTGCTGGAGGATTCGGGCCTATTCGAGTCAACAATCGTATTGTGATCAATGTTCCCTTCCCTAAGCCAGAAGCAGAATTTGATCTTCTCATTGGTGATTGGTCGTACACCAGCTACAAG GAAGCCAGGTCACTCATACAGTCCAACAATACGCCAGGACACCTTAATCTTCCTGATTTTGTTCTAATGAATGGCAAAGGCCCTTATGGGTACCCGGGGATAGTCAACTATGAGTCCTTCACTGTGTCACAAT GGAAGACATACCGGTTCAGGATATCAAACGTGGGGAACGAGTTGAGTTTCAATTTCAGGATTCAGAACCATCAAATGGTTGTGGTTGAAACAGAAGGGTCTTACACCCAGCAGATTACATTGGATTCTCTTGATGTCCATGTAGGCCAGTCCTACTCGGTTCTTGTCACTGCCAATCAAAAGGAAGCAGACTATTACATTGTAGCAACTCCCAAAATGCTCAGCACTACAGATAACAGCAGCCTTGTGGGTAAAGGGGTACTACACTATGCCAACTCCAACACACCAGTAAGTGGTCCTTTGCCAAGTGGCCCTGATCCATTTGACCGAGCATTTTCGGTGGATCAAGCTAAATCCATTAG ATGGAATATGACTGCTGGTGCAGCAAGGCCTAACCCACAAGGAACATTCAATGTATCCAATGTGACACTCTCGCAAACCTTCATCCTTCATGCATCAATGGCCAACATCAGTGGCTTACAACGCTATGTGGTCAACAATGTGTCATACCTCACCCTGGACACACCATTAAAGCTGGCTGATCAGTTTGCTAATGGGTCTGACGTGTACCAGCTGGATCAATTCCCAGTTCAGTCCGTGAAAGATGCTGCTGAATATGGAGTCTTCGTTTCCACCGGGAACCACAAAGGGTGGATAGAACTCGTGTTCAAGAATGATTTAGATGTCATGGATGCTTGGCATTTGGATGGGTTCGGCTTCTATGTTGTTGG CTTCGGAGATGGGGATTGGCAGCCTGAACTGAACTCAACTTACAACCTTCTGGACCCTGTTGTCCGCTCCACCACGCAG GTGTACCCTGGAGGATGGACTGCAGTTTATGCATTCCTTGACAACCCAGGAATGTGGAACTTGAGATCACAGAACTTGAAGAATTGGTACCTGGGCCAAGAGCTCTACGTCAGGGTTTATGACCCAGATCCCAACCCCGCCAAGGAGCGCCCACCACCGGAAAATATCCTCCTATGTG GAAAGTTTGAAACTTCAGCTCCGGCCAGCTCACCATCAGGGCCACCAGCGGCACCAGTACCGCCAGCGGCACCAGTACCGGCTAATGCGCCATTTGGACAAACACCATG GTTTCACATCCtcctcttcatcttcattgTTGCAATACTCTAA
- the LOC117927854 gene encoding zinc finger protein ZAT5, whose protein sequence is MEAQDEYAHIVKGKRTKRLRPHSPLPFPIPTNSSTAEGGDSSGGDDSNLMHIITNSNSASSPANSFDLFQQDSSEEDEDLANCLILLAQGQSREESKVENGGGSVAAVATATATAKAGFYAYECKTCNRTFPSFQALGGHRASHKKPKAFMEEKKIFGFLDEEESQLKPLTLQLSSRAFNSSSSKSRIHECSICGAEFTSGQALGGHMRRHRAPIPIPSTNTTLSLNPLPGCLEPEQAKRQRTLLSLDLDLNLPAPEDDHNHPREPKFSFTPKQQQQQQQQQQQQQPSPLMFPAPTLVDCHY, encoded by the coding sequence ATGGAAGCTCAAGACGAATACGCTCATATTGTTAAGGGAAAGCGCACCAAGCGTCTCAGGCCCCACTCTCCCCTCCCTTTTCCCATCCCTACTAATTCTTCCACCGCTGAGGGAGGTGATAGCAGTGGTGGCGATGATTCTAATCTTATGCATATCATCACCAACTCCAATTCCGCCTCATCTCCTGCCAATTCCTTTGACTTGTTTCAACAAGACAGCTCCGAGGAGGATGAAGACTTGGCCAATTGCCTGATTCTCCTGGCTCAAGGTCAATCACGGGAGGAGTCCAAGGTGGAAAACGGAGGTGGAAGTGTGGCAGCCGTGGCCACTGCCACTGCCACGGCAAAGGCGGGTTTCTACGCCTATGAGTGCAAGACTTGCAACCGGACTTTCCCGTCGTTCCAGGCGCTGGGAGGGCACAGGGCGAGTCACAAGAAGCCCAAGGCGTTCATGGAAGAGAAAAAGATTTTCGGGTTTTTGGATGAGGAAGAATCGCAGTTGAAGCCTCTCACACTACAATTGAGCAGCAGAGCTTttaacagcagcagcagcaagtCAAGGATCCACGAGTGCTCCATCTGCGGGGCGGAGTTCACGTCGGGGCAGGCCTTGGGAGGGCACATGAGGCGGCACAGAGCCCCCATCCCCATCCCCTCCACCAACACAACCCTCTCCCTAAACCCACTCCCCGGCTGCTTGGAGCCTGAGCAAGCCAAGAGGCAAAGAACTCTACTCTCACTGGATTTGGATCTCAACCTTCCAGCTCCAGAGGACGACCACAACCATCCTCGGGAACCCAAATTCTCCTTCACGCCcaagcaacaacaacaacagcagcagcagcagcagcagcaacagccATCTCCTCTCATGTTCCCGGCCCCCACTTTGGTGGATTGTCATTACTAA